DNA sequence from the bacterium BMS3Abin08 genome:
TCCATTCAGGATTCTTCTCCTCTATAAGCCTCAACTTCCACTTCCTCTCCCACTTCTTTATCTGCTTTTCTCTCAGTATGGCGGCTTCAGGTGTCTCATGCGTTTCATACCATACAAGACAGTGCACGCCGGAATCCATTAACCATACCGTTTTCGTGCTCATAAACACGTTTAATAAGATCAGATGCCATTCCAACATATAGTGTGCCGTTACGCCTGCTGCATAATATATAAATACAATATGTTTTCATTAACTGATACTGGATTCCCGCCTAAAGACTGCGGGAATGACAACAAAGCATTTCTTCCACACTATTACCTGATGAGCCGTTAATTTTAATCCCAATCCAGCGAAAAACAGCGCCGGATCCCGGTTTTATGTAACCGCCGCAGGTAATTTATTTTAAAGCCGGTGAGATGATATTGATTACCGACCGGTATCGCTGATTCTTTTATCTGAACCTGATCTGGTAACTCAATATCTTCAGTCCATCCTTTTTGAATGTTTCAATCAATCCGATATGAATATCGGCGATTAATGGTATCCTCTTTTCTGCCTTATCGATGGTTTCAATGCCCGTGACCTTATCCTTTAAAGACCTTGCAACAGCCTCTTTAATCCTCCTCCTGATTTCTCTATGGGTATCCTTCAACCCGAAGGAGTTAAGGGCCTTTTGGACATCATCGATTTTGTATGTCACCCGGCTTTCTATCCTTGTCTCCTTTTTGCCTTTTTTAGGTAAGGACATACCTTCATCGTCAACAAGAGAGACAACCATAGCGCCTGTCCGGAGCATGTATGACTTCTGTATAAATGGAAAAACAAAGGGTCTTTCCCCTGTATGGTAGATCTTTTCACCACCGGTTAAAGCCGTAACAACAGTGACTTCACCTTCACCTACCGGGGGTTGCCTCCCGATAGCAAAGGAATAAACAAGAAAGGCAACAATTAAGAAGAATAGAAAAATAAGGAACTTCACGAGGGTGCCGGGTCTTTTATCCTGAGTCATTCAGATACCTCTTAATGAGTGTATTTAACTCGGTGTCACTCCAGTCTTCCTCACCGATGAATTTCTCCCTGAGGATGCCGTTCCTGTCAATAAGGAATGTTGTCGGATATGCAAATACCTTGTATTTCCTTGAAATTATGAGCTTACCGTCAAGGAGCACAGGGAAGTCGAGAGGTATTTTTTTCATGAAGTTTTTCACTGCTCCGGCAGTTTGGTCAATGGATATGCCGATTACGGTAAGGCCTTTATCCCTGTATGTATTGTAGAGTTTATTAAGGGATGGCATTTCATTTTTGCAGGGTCCGCACCACGTTGCCCAGAAATTAACAAGAATAACCTTCCCCTTAAAGGAAGATAGCGATATCTCAACCCCGTTTAAGTCCTTTAGGGTAAAGGGAACCGCTTCCTTTCCCATTATATCCTCTATCTCCCACGGGGCTGGCGGGACGGCTGAAGCAGAGGTCCAAAAAAACAGTAACAGGAGTATTGTCACAAACCCTTTAAACATTGTTTATTTTATCATAACACCCGAATAAAATTGGAGAATAAAAAGAATCGGTCGCTTTCTTATTGCAAGTGTGTAATTCCCCCTTCCATGCTGTCTGAAGTCCCTATTTCCCCTCCCTTTACGGGGCTTGGCAGAGGCGGATAAAAGCGCTTAAATAGAGTCTGTGTATAAAATCAACAATAGAGCCGTCATTCCCGCGGTCAGTTGGGCCGGAATCCAGTCTTTTCAATAAGTTCCGGATACCCGACTACAGACTTCGGGTATGACAGAAATAAAAAATGGCAGTTTATACACAGACTCTAAATAGTGTCTGTGTATAAAAGTCAGTCCCTCTATCTGTCATTCCGGCAGTCCTTAAGCCGGAATCCAGTCTTTTCAATAAGTTCCGGATATCCCGAAAGCGTTCGGGACATGACAAAAATATAAAACAACAGTTTATACACAGACTAAATAGAGTCTGTGTATAAAAGTCAGTCCCTCTATCTGTCATTCCGGCAGTTCTTAGGCCGGAATCCAGTCTTTTCAATAAGTTCCGGATGCCCGATTACAGACTTTGGGTATGACAAAAATATAAAACAACAGTTGTCGTTATCCCGTCATTCCGGCTTGTCCGGAATCTGTCTTTAAGAAGGATTCCCGACTCCCGAATGAGTTCAGGACGGCGGGGAGATTCATTAAAGTTTTGTTTTTTTTGGTCGATAGAGTTAATAAACATATATAACCGGGGGTAGTAACCTTATGGACATAGCGACCATTATCGGGGTAGTCGGCGGGTTTGTTCTGATAGTGGCTTCAATACTGATGGGCAGTTCCATTACGGCCTTTATTAATCTGCCCGGCATAATGATTGTTCTTGGAGGCACGGTAATGGCTACCCTGATCATGCAGAGGTTCCCCGTTGTTCTTGGGGCGATCAATATTGCATTGAATGCCTTCTTAGACAAAAGCGAACCTCCGGAGAAGATGATAAGGAATATCGTCGTCCTCTCCGGAAAGGCAAGAAAAGGAGGACTGCTTGCCCTGGAGAACGAAAAGATCAAAAACCCCTACCTTGCCCGGGGAATCAGGATGGCGGTTGACGGGGTTGACCCACAGGAGATTATTCAAATCATGAGGATAGAACTCAGATCCCTGCTGCAAAGGCATGAAACAGGTCACAAGGTATTCAGGTTCATGGGGGCTACAGCACCCGCTATGGGGATGATCGGTACCCTCATAGGTCTTGTCCAGATGTTAAAGACGATGAATGACCCGTCATCTATCGGGCCTGCGATGGCGGTTGCACTCCTTACGACGTTCTATGGGGCGGTTCTTGCATTCCTCATCTTCATTCCAATTGCTGAAAAACTCGAAGACAGGACCAAAAATGAGAAAACCACTCTTGAGATTATTATCAGCGGGATTGACGGGATAACCAAAGGGGTTAACCAGTCAATACTTGAAGATAAGTTGATGGCATTCGTTGCGCCGAAAATGAGGAGGAGGTAGTATGGATGCAGAGGAGAAATCCGGAAGCGATAGCAGTGCCCCGGCCTGGATGGCCACTTTTGCCGACATGATGAGCCTGCTTCTGACCTTCTTTGTGCTCCTCCTGTCTTTTGCAACGATGGATGTGGTGAAGTTCAGGGATGCGATGGGCTCGATTCAGGAAGCGCTTGGATTTCTCCCAACAGGTACGGGTGTATTTCAGCAGAGCAGTTCGCCTGCGGTTTTTGAGAAGCCCCTTGCAACTTCCACCACTGCAAAAAGCGTGATGAACGATGTCATAGAAGGAGAGTTGAAGGAAATTGTGAGCGGGTATGGACTTCAGAAGGATGTGGATGTGGAGAAATCCAAGAGGGGGGTGATACTCAGGGTAAAGGGAAAGATATTCTTCAATGCCGGTGAAGCCAAGCTCAAGAGGGAGTCTTATCCGATCCTTGAGAAGATCGTTGGTATACTGAAGAGGTTTCCAAGAAAGGTCTCCATAGAAGGTCATACCGATAATATTCCGGTAAGTGGCGGCAGGTATGCATCTAACTGGGAGTTGTCGACTGAACGTGCCATTT
Encoded proteins:
- a CDS encoding SPFH domain / Band 7 family protein yields the protein MTQDKRPGTLVKFLIFLFFLIVAFLVYSFAIGRQPPVGEGEVTVVTALTGGEKIYHTGERPFVFPFIQKSYMLRTGAMVVSLVDDEGMSLPKKGKKETRIESRVTYKIDDVQKALNSFGLKDTHREIRRRIKEAVARSLKDKVTGIETIDKAEKRIPLIADIHIGLIETFKKDGLKILSYQIRFR
- the resA_4 gene encoding thiol-disulfide oxidoreductase ResA, coding for MFKGFVTILLLLFFWTSASAVPPAPWEIEDIMGKEAVPFTLKDLNGVEISLSSFKGKVILVNFWATWCGPCKNEMPSLNKLYNTYRDKGLTVIGISIDQTAGAVKNFMKKIPLDFPVLLDGKLIISRKYKVFAYPTTFLIDRNGILREKFIGEEDWSDTELNTLIKRYLNDSG
- the pomA_1 gene encoding chemotaxis protein PomA produces the protein MDIATIIGVVGGFVLIVASILMGSSITAFINLPGIMIVLGGTVMATLIMQRFPVVLGAINIALNAFLDKSEPPEKMIRNIVVLSGKARKGGLLALENEKIKNPYLARGIRMAVDGVDPQEIIQIMRIELRSLLQRHETGHKVFRFMGATAPAMGMIGTLIGLVQMLKTMNDPSSIGPAMAVALLTTFYGAVLAFLIFIPIAEKLEDRTKNEKTTLEIIISGIDGITKGVNQSILEDKLMAFVAPKMRRR
- the motB_1 gene encoding motility protein B is translated as MDAEEKSGSDSSAPAWMATFADMMSLLLTFFVLLLSFATMDVVKFRDAMGSIQEALGFLPTGTGVFQQSSSPAVFEKPLATSTTAKSVMNDVIEGELKEIVSGYGLQKDVDVEKSKRGVILRVKGKIFFNAGEAKLKRESYPILEKIVGILKRFPRKVSIEGHTDNIPVSGGRYASNWELSTERAISALRFFKERGDIDLKRINIAGFADTHPIAPNDTPEGRASNRRVEFVFYKE